From Triticum aestivum cultivar Chinese Spring chromosome 4A, IWGSC CS RefSeq v2.1, whole genome shotgun sequence, a single genomic window includes:
- the LOC123085719 gene encoding aquaporin SIP2-1 codes for MAPAPAPAPASSGRIRPWLVVGDLVLAVLWVCAGALVKLAVYNVLGLGGRPEGEAAKVSLSVVYMFLFAWLESATGGASYNPLTAISGALASRGGIALYLFTVFVRVPAQVIGAVIGVMLMRFTFPKVGKGAALSVGVHHGALTEGLATLMVVMVSLTLKKKEQGFFVKTWIASIWKMTIHILSSDMTGGIMNPASAFAWAYARGDHTSFDHLLVYWLAPLQATLVAVWVVTFLTKPKKTKEQEADKNKNKKE; via the exons atggctccggctccggctccggctccggcgtcCAGCGGCCGCATCCGGCCGTGGCTGGTGGTTGGCGACCTGGTCCTGGCGGTGCTGTGGGTGTGCGCGGGCGCGCTGGTGAAGCTGGCCGTGTACAACGTGCTCGGACTTGGGGGCCGCCCGGAGGGGGAAGCCGCCAAGGTCTCGCTCTCTGTCGTCTACATGTTCCTCTTCGCCTGGCTTGAATCCGCCACCGGCGGCGCCTCCTACAACCCGCTCACCGCCATCTCCGGCGCCCTGGCCTCCCGCGGTGGCATCGCCCTCTACCTCTTCACCGTCTTCGTACGGGTCCCTGCGCAG GTGATTGGGGCGGTTATTGGAGTGATGCTCATGCGATTCACATTCCCTAAAGTAGGTAAAGGAGCTGCGTTAAGCGTCGGTGTTCATCATGGGGCTTTAACTGAAGGACTGGCAACCTTAATGGTTGTTATGGTGTCATTGACACTTAAAAAGAAAGAGCAAGGGTTCTTTGTGAAGACATGGATTGCCAGCATTTGGAAAATGACGATTCATATCCTTAGCTCAGATATGACTGGAGGAATTATGAACCCTGCATCT GCTTTTGCTTGGGCCTATGCTCGTGGAGATCACACATCATTTGACCACCTATTGGTATATTGGCTTGCACCTCTCCAAGCAACCCTTGTAGCAGTATGGGTGGTTACCTTCTTAACTAAACCCAAGAAGACCAAGGAGCAAGAAGCGGATaaaaacaagaacaagaaggaataG
- the LOC123085717 gene encoding alpha-L-arabinofuranosidase 1, which yields MAVPRRSLDGRLFWVLGLVCAMYQIFFVRSAAGQTAQLSVNASPQNTQMIPENMFGIFFEEINHAGAGGLWAELVNNRGFEAGGPNTPSNIDPWLIIGDELNIIVATDRSSCFATNPIALRMEVLCESSGNDVCPPGGVGIYNPGFWGMNIEEAKVYKVSMYIRSSDSMDLTVSLTSSDGLQNLAAYTITADKEDFKEWAKVEFDLQSSERNSNSRLQLTTRTSGIVWFDQVSLMPSDTYMGHGYRKDLASMLANLKPKFFKFPGGDYVMGNYLLNAFRWSETVGPWEERPGHFNDVWGYWTDDGLGFFEFLQLAEDLGACPVWVVNDGASRNEQVPSATIAAFVKDVVDGIEFARGDPGTSWGSVRAAMGHPEPFQLNYISMGNQECSMHYYKENYRKFYSAIKASYPDIKIISSCDRSTISPVEPADLYDVHVYTSSGDMFSKSSMFDSTPRGGPKAIVSEYAVTGNDAGRGTLVAALAEAAFLIGLERNSDAVEMASCAPLFVNDNDRRWSPDAIVFNSWQHYGCPNYWMLHFFKESSGAALHPSTIQVSNYNQLVASAITWQNSKDGNTYLKIKVLNFGNKAVDLSISITGLENEIQTFGSIKTVLTSGSLRDENSFQQPDKVVPVESPISNAREEMSLVLDPYSLTSFDLLLDPSNSTMMHSVPESSLHSSM from the exons ATGGCCGTCCCAAGAAGGTCTTTGGATGGCAGGTTGTTCTGGGTGCTGGGTCTTGTTTGTGCCATGTATCAGATATTTTTTGTTCGGTCAGCAGCGGGTCAAACAGCACAGTTGAGTGTGAATGCTTCACCTCAGAATACTCAGATGATTCCTGAGAATATGTTTGGCATCTTTTTCGAG gagaTTAACCATGCCGGGGCTGGTGGGTTGTGGGCCGAACTTGTAAATAATAGAG GTTTTGAAGCTGGTGGTCCTAATACTCCTTCAAACATTGACCCATGGTTGATAATTGGAGATGAATTGAACATTATTGTTGCAACCGACCGCTCATCCTGTTTTGCAACTAATCCAATCGCACTTCGGATGGAAGTACTTTGTGAATCTAGTGGAAATGATGTCTGCCCACCAGGAGGTGTCGGTATTTATAATCCTGGCTTCTGGGGCATG AATATTGAGGAAGCGAAGGTTTATAAAGTCAGCATGTACATCAGGTCATCAGACTCCATGGATCTAACAGTTTCCTTGACAAGTTCAGATGGTCTTCAGAATCTAGCTGCTTATACCATCAC GGCTGATAAGGAAGATTTTAAAGAGTGGGCGAAGGTTGAGTTTGATCTGCAATCAAGTGAAAGAAATTCTAACTCAAGGCTTCAGCTTACAACCAGAACAAGTGGCATTGTTTGGTTTGATCAAGTATCACTTATGCCATCTGATACTTACATG GGGCATGGTTATCGTAAAGATCTTGCGTCTATGCTGGCAAATCTAAAGCCTAAATTTTTTAAATTCCCAG GTGGAGACTATGTCATGGGAAACTACCTGTTAAATGCATTTCGCTGGAGTGAAACTGTTGGACCCTGGGAGGAGAGACCTGGTCATTTTAATGATGTTTGGGGCTACTGGACTGATGATGGACTTGGATTCTTTGAGTTCCTTCAA TTAGCAGAAGACCTTGGTGCTTGCCCAGTTTGGGTGGTCAATGATG GGGCTAGCCGAAATGAACAAGTGCCATCTGCCACAATAGCTGCTTTTGTAAAG GATGTTGTTGATGGTATTGAGTTTGCGAGGGGAGACCCTGGGACTTCATGGGGTTCAGTTCGTGCAGCAATGGGACACCCAGAGCCCTTTCAGCTTAATTATATTTCTATGGGAAATCAGGAATGCTCAATGCACTACTATAAAG AGAATTACCGCAAGTTCTATTCTGCAATAAAAGCATCCTACCCAGATATCAAAATCATATCCAGCTGTGATAGATCTACCATTTCACCGGTCGAACCTGCTGATCTGTATGATGTTCAT GTCTATACCTCATCTGGTGATATGTTTTCCAAATCTAGCATGTTTGACAGCACACCCCGAGGCGGACCGAAG GCAATTGTTAGTGAATATGCTGTGACTGGAAATGATGCTGGCCGAGGAACACTAGTAGCTGCTTTAGCTGAAGCTGCATTTCTTATTGGATTAGAAAGAAACAG CGACGCTGTTGAAATGGCAAGTTGTGCTCCACTCTTCGTAAATGACAATGATCGCAG GTGGAGTCCAGATGCCATAGTCTTCAACTCATGGCAGCACTATGGATGTCCAAACTACTGGATGTTACACTTCTTCAAGGAGTCAAGTGGTGCAGCACTTCATCCATCTACCATTCAAGTATCGAACTATAATCAACTGGTCGCATCGGCTATCACTTGGCAGAAttctaaagatggcaatacttaccTAAAAATAAAG GTTCTCAATTTCGGCAACAAGGCTGTAGATCTTAGTATCTCCATAACTGGGCTGGAGAATGAGATTCAGACATTTGGATCCATAAAGACGGTACTTACATCTGGTTCTCTACGGGATGAGAATTCCTTCCAGCAACCAGACAAG GTGGTGCCGGTGGAAAGTCCGATAAGCAATGCGAGGGAGGAGATGAGTCTTGTACTGGATCCGTACTCCCTCACCTCGTTTGATCTCCTCTTGGACCCGAGCAATAGCACGATGATGCATTCAGTCCCGGAGTCAAGCTTGCATTCAAGTATGTGA